Proteins encoded within one genomic window of Anopheles gambiae chromosome 3, idAnoGambNW_F1_1, whole genome shotgun sequence:
- the LOC5668179 gene encoding uncharacterized protein LOC5668179 — protein MAKLIANSIIKFTLRLSLLQLAIASSGAVVTVTGEDVQNERPPTEAYFRMINDYEDVHAAQKLQDRSDAFALSSDRRSVVECGGVYKRLQSEIRSPGFPADYQGHLHCEYTFKSPFVCSSQYHFQFLEFSLEPSRNCSKDRLVIGEEEVLCGTVIGSKLYDAPGGVLRVKFVTDGWGSGRGFRLLVTRQPCSEDNEAAESSTAYTVYTTIQVADETESSGEDSATERPESVSNDVKHVSSRQDIPPEFNPGGNGYLPPVGPSTPVYPSQPYPPQTFPCSQVPCSYPPWGCSVPTVPPFVPPQPPRFPCDPRVQSCGPAYPYYPPYPQPVPVQPPTPGCPTAPCEPVPQYPQYPSYYPGYPTVSGGTEGTTSLGAPAPPGYAPVRETESRPEFPEPTTERTPAGVEPENQVSFVPGLGPACCRNAFNQRRFYLSSANFPSPVTPNQDCVVQVQRHSPLTCRLVISFKFFLFGNDQYPGCAGGFVEIDGQRICGCRTGQVYRTADFGPYPSKPIRIYSRAGRFPTVQGFVLDVYQEECPQRFPLKRSDGTDRERMVERPVRNRPSFEMARAEGRQLAAAGPVHTVQTTNTTQQQITHHYYWYNLDEAEPIKRPQDVPNVAAQESQQQPAALHQRPVGLWPHSQKIVPLPPATPAAGPNRCLFSTLDWLRLKLDWLWIFRPVCLA, from the coding sequence ATGGCAAAGCTAATCGCAAACTCAATTATAAAGTTCACGCTACGGTTGAGCTTATTACAACTCGCCATCGCGTCATCCGGTGCTGTCGTCACGGTTACGGGTGAGGATGTTCAGAACGAGCGTCCGCCAACCGAAGCCTACTTCAGGATGATCAATGACTACGAAGATGTGCATGCCGCGCAGAAGCTCCAGGACCGTTCGGATGCGTTTGCACTGTCGAGCGATCGTCGCAGTGTGGTAGAGTGTGGTGGCGTTTACAAACGATTGCAGAGTGAGATCCGATCGCCTGGTTTCCCTGCAGACTACCAGGGACATCTTCACTGCGAGTACACGTTCAAGTCACCGTTCGTTTGCAGCAGTCAGTATCACTTTCAGTTTTTGGAGTTTTCACTGGAACCTTCGCGCAACTGCAGCAAGGACCGGCTAGTGATTGGTGAGGAGGAAGTGCTGTGCGGTACGGTGATCGGATCGAAGCTGTACGATGCACCGGGCGGTGTGTTGCGGGTTAAGTTTGTGACCGATGGATGGGGCTCGGGACGTGGCTTTCGGCTGCTGGTTACCCGACAGCCCTGTAGCGAGGACAATGAGGCGGCAGAGTCTTCAACGGCGTACACCGTGTACACGACGATCCAAGTTGCGGATGAGACAGAATCGAGCGGAGAAGACAGTGCCACAGAGCGACCGGAAAGCGTGTCGAATGATGTGAAGCATGTGAGCAGTCGTCAGGATATACCGCCGGAGTTTAACCCAGGAGGGAATGGATACTTGCCACCGGTAGGTCCTTCCACTCCGGTGTATCCATCGCAGCCGTATCCACCACAAACGTTCCCGTGTTCTCAAGTGCCTTGTTCCTATCCACCGTGGGGATGTTCGGTGCCTACAGTTCCTCCATTTGTTCCACCACAACCTCCAAGATTTCCATGCGATCCGAGAGTTCAATCCTGTGGACCTGCGTACCCGTATTATCCACCCTATCCGCAACCCGTTCCAGTACAACCACCAACTCCAGGATGTCCTACAGCACCTTGTGAACCTGTCCCACAGTACCCTCAATATCCTTCCTATTACCCTGGATATCCAACGGTTTCGGGAGGCACGGAAGGCACCACATCACTCGGAGCACCAGCTCCACCTGGGTACGCACCAGTCCGGGAAACGGAATCACGACCTGAATTCCCCGAACCAACGACGGAACGCACTCCAGCAGGCGTTGAGCCCGAAAATCAAGTTTCATTCGTCCCTGGACTTGGCCCTGCGTGCTGCCGGAACGCTTTCAACCAGCGCCGATTCTACCTCTCCAGTGCGAACTTCCCCTCCCCAGTCACCCCCAATCAGGACTGTGTGGTTCAAGTACAGCGACACTCCCCACTCACCTGCCGACTAGTTATCAGCTTCAAGTTTTTCCTCTTCGGCAACGACCAATATCCGGGCTGTGCCGGTGGGTTCGTGGAGATCGATGGACAGCGCATCTGCGGCTGCCGGACGGGGCAAGTCTACCGGACGGCTGACTTTGGCCCTTATCCAAGCAAACCCATTCGCATCTACTCCCGCGCCGGACGGTTCCCCACCGTACAGGGCTTTGTGTTGGACGTTTATCAGGAGGAGTGTCCACAACGGTTCCCACTGAAGCGAAGCGATGGAACCGATAGGGAGCGCATGGTAGAGCGTCCGGTGCGGAATAGACCGAGCTTCGAAATGGCACGTGCGGAGGGTCGTCAGTTGGCGGCGGCCGGTCCGGTCCATACCGTTCAAACGACCAACACAACGCAACAACAAATCACTCACCATTACTACTGGTACAATCTGGACGAAGCGGAACCAATCAAACGCCCGCAGGACGTCCCGAACGTGGCGGCCCAGGAAAGTCAACAGCAGCCCGCGGCGCTTCATCAACGACCTGTGGGGCTGTGGCCCCATTCTCAGAAGATTGTACCACTTCCACCGGCTACGCCGGCCGCCGGACCGAACCGATGCCTCTTCTCCACGCTCGATTGGCTTCGATTAAAGCTGGACTGGTTGTGGATCTTTAGGCCGGTGTGTTTAGCCTAG
- the LOC1277530 gene encoding uricase, which produces MMSRKLIDESREGYLENENSPFLISNYGYGKDSVKVMHVVRSGLVHTIKEFEVGTKLKLRSQKDYLEGDNSDIVATDSQKNTVYLLARKHGLKSPEEFGILLCHHFLSKYSHVEEVSIHIEEYPWSRMGFGTGPYKDLHNHAFVFTPTAIRYTDVTQKRTEIKPTVISGLTDLRVLKTTQSAFVNFVNDEYRSLPDQHDRIFSTVVRSSWQYSTVTGVDFDYCWNKVKQCILNNFAGETEKGIFSPSVQNTLYLAEKQVLETIPEISSIDMTMPNKHYFTFDFSKFPKVVNEVELKEETVYVPVDKPAGIIYAQLDRKSDQYVKSKL; this is translated from the exons ATGATGTCCAGAAAGCTGATCGATGAAAGCCGGGAAGGATACCTGGAGAATGAAAACTCCCCCTTCCTGATCAGCAACTACGGGTACGGCAAGGACAGCGTGAAGGTGATGCACGTGGTGCGCAGCGGGCTGGTGCACACGATAAAAGAGTTTGAGGTGGGCACAAAGCTGAAGCTACGCAGCCAGAAGGACTATCTTGAGG GCGATAACAGTGACATTGTGGCAACGGATTCGCAGAAAAACACCGTCTACCTGTTGGCGCGCAAGCACGGCCTCAAGTCACCGGAAGAGTTTGGCATCCTGCTGTGTCATCACTTTCTCAGCAAGTACTCGCACGTGGAGGAGGTGTCGATACACATCGAGGAGTATCCGTGGTCGCGGATGGGCTTCGGTACCGGCCCGTACAAGGATCTGCATAATCACGCGTTCGTCTTCACGCCGACCGCCATCCGGTACACGGACGTCACGCAGAAGCGAACCG AAATCAAACCGACCGTCATCAGTGGGCTGACGGATTTGCGCGTCCTCAAGACGACACAGTCGGCGTTCGTGAACTTTGTCAACGATGAGTATCGCTCGCTGCCCGACCAGCACGACCGTATCTTCAGCACGGTGGTCCGTTCCTCCTGGCAGTACTCGACCGTGACGGGCGTTGATTTTGATTACTGCTGGAACAAGGTGAAGCAGTGCATCCTGAACAACTTTGCGGGCGAAACGGAGAAGGGCATCTTTTCGCCGAGCGTCCAGAACACGCTCTACCTGGCGGAGAAGCAGGTGCTGGAGACGATACCGGAAATTTCGTCCATCGACATGACGATGCCAAACAAGCACTACTTCACGTTCGACTTCAGCAAGTTCCCGAAGGTGGTGAACGAGGTCGAGCTGAAGGAGGAGACGGTGTACGTGCCGGTGGACAAGCCGGCGGGCATCATCTACGCCCAGCTCGATCGGAAATCGGATCAGTACGTGAAGAGTAAGCTGTGA